One genomic segment of Blattabacterium sp. (Blaberus giganteus) includes these proteins:
- a CDS encoding 2-isopropylmalate synthase: MEKKKIQIFDTSLRDGEQAPGCKLNAKEKIRIAKKLETLGVDVIEAGFPTSSPGDYQSVQDIGKAVSRSIICALSRAVEKDIETAGVALKWAKRPRIHTGIGTSNCHIRYKFNSTPEKIIERAVHAVKYAKKFVEDVEFYAEDAGRTENEFLAKVCENVIKYGATVINIPDTTGYCLPEEYGNKIRFLKENVKGIHKIILSTHCHNDLGLATANSLAGIINGAEQVECTINGIGERAGNTSLEEIVMIIKQNSYLNLFTNINTKLIFSTSDLVSKCTGMKIQANKAIVGINAFSHSSGIHQDGIIKKRETYESINPEDVGINQSSIILTARSGRAALAYRYKKLGYFLNKNSLDLVYSIFLKYADEKKEITDMELKVILEKANNIKILHSNTNNRRINVV, from the coding sequence ATGGAAAAAAAGAAAATACAAATTTTTGATACATCTTTGCGAGATGGAGAACAGGCTCCAGGATGTAAATTAAATGCTAAAGAAAAAATAAGAATAGCTAAAAAATTGGAAACTTTAGGAGTAGATGTGATAGAAGCTGGATTCCCTACATCAAGTCCAGGAGATTATCAATCAGTTCAAGATATTGGAAAGGCCGTTTCACGGTCTATAATTTGTGCCTTATCTAGAGCCGTAGAAAAAGATATAGAAACAGCAGGTGTTGCCCTAAAATGGGCTAAAAGACCTAGAATACACACTGGAATTGGAACTTCCAATTGTCATATTCGTTATAAATTTAATAGTACTCCAGAAAAAATTATAGAAAGAGCTGTACATGCGGTAAAATATGCAAAAAAATTTGTAGAAGATGTAGAATTTTATGCTGAAGATGCAGGACGTACAGAAAATGAATTTTTAGCAAAAGTTTGTGAAAATGTGATCAAGTATGGAGCAACAGTCATTAATATTCCTGATACTACAGGATATTGTCTCCCAGAAGAATATGGTAATAAAATCCGTTTTTTAAAGGAAAATGTGAAAGGGATTCATAAAATTATATTATCTACTCACTGTCATAATGACTTAGGATTAGCAACAGCTAATTCATTAGCTGGAATCATAAATGGAGCGGAACAAGTAGAATGTACTATTAATGGAATTGGAGAAAGAGCGGGAAACACTTCTCTAGAAGAAATTGTCATGATTATTAAGCAAAATTCTTATTTAAATTTATTTACTAATATTAATACAAAATTAATTTTTTCTACAAGCGATTTAGTCTCAAAATGTACAGGAATGAAAATACAAGCAAATAAAGCTATAGTAGGGATTAACGCTTTTTCTCATTCTTCTGGAATTCATCAAGATGGAATCATTAAAAAAAGAGAAACTTATGAAAGTATTAATCCAGAAGATGTTGGAATAAATCAATCTTCCATAATTCTTACAGCTAGAAGTGGAAGAGCAGCTTTAGCTTATCGTTATAAAAAATTGGGATATTTTTTAAACAAGAATTCTTTAGATTTGGTTTATTCTATTTTTTTAAAATATGCAGACGAAAAAAAAGAAATTACTGATATGGAATTAAAAGTAATATTAGAAAAAGCTAATAATATAAAAATATTGCATTCTAATACGAATAATAGAAGAATAAATGTTGTATAA
- the leuC gene encoding 3-isopropylmalate dehydratase large subunit, producing the protein MPKSLFDKIWESHVIKKLENEIYVLYIDKHYIHEVTSPQAFIEIKRRNLSVFRPNQIIATADHNVPTINQHLPISDSLSRKQINLLTENCNKFGITLYGLGDKNNGIVHVIGPELGHTLPGMTIVCGDSHTSTHGAFGCIAFGIGTSQVAMVMASQCLLLSKPKQMKIQLNGNLRKGVTPKDVILYIISKLGVNAGVGYFVEYTGSIIKKMSMEGRMTICNMSIEMGAKGGLIAPDQITFDYIKKCKNIQKFKKKIKKIIEYWKSLRTDDNTIFDQEYILNVEDIEPMITFGTNPGMSIKISERIPKSNIDSKSMDYMGFSLGESLIGKRINYIFIGSCTNSRIEDLRLVASIIKGKKKADHVQAMIVPGSNQVVKQAKIEGLDKIFKNSGFNFRQPGCSACLGMNEDKIPSGEYCISTSNRNFEGRQGPGSRTLLASPLSAAIIAIEGKIVDINKYIHEKIYNVN; encoded by the coding sequence ATGCCAAAATCATTGTTTGATAAAATTTGGGAGTCACATGTTATTAAAAAATTAGAAAATGAAATATATGTTCTTTATATAGATAAACATTATATACATGAAGTGACAAGTCCTCAAGCTTTTATAGAGATAAAAAGAAGAAATTTATCCGTTTTTAGACCCAATCAAATTATAGCAACGGCAGACCATAACGTGCCTACAATTAATCAACATTTACCTATTTCAGATTCTTTGTCTAGAAAACAAATAAACCTATTAACAGAGAATTGTAATAAATTTGGAATCACATTATATGGATTAGGAGATAAAAATAATGGAATTGTTCATGTAATTGGTCCTGAATTAGGTCATACTTTACCGGGAATGACAATAGTTTGTGGAGATAGTCATACTTCGACTCATGGAGCTTTTGGATGTATAGCTTTTGGAATTGGGACCAGTCAAGTAGCCATGGTTATGGCTAGTCAATGTTTGTTGTTATCCAAACCTAAACAAATGAAAATTCAATTAAATGGAAATTTAAGAAAAGGAGTGACCCCTAAAGATGTCATTTTATATATCATATCAAAATTAGGAGTGAATGCTGGAGTTGGATATTTTGTAGAATATACAGGTTCTATTATTAAAAAAATGAGCATGGAAGGAAGAATGACCATTTGTAATATGAGTATTGAAATGGGAGCAAAAGGGGGATTAATAGCTCCAGATCAAATTACTTTTGATTATATAAAAAAATGTAAAAACATACAGAAGTTTAAAAAAAAAATAAAAAAAATCATAGAATATTGGAAATCTTTGAGAACAGATGACAATACAATATTTGATCAGGAATATATATTAAATGTTGAAGATATTGAACCTATGATAACTTTTGGAACAAATCCTGGAATGTCAATAAAAATATCTGAAAGGATTCCAAAATCGAATATAGATTCTAAATCAATGGATTACATGGGTTTTTCATTAGGGGAATCTTTAATAGGAAAGAGAATTAATTACATTTTTATAGGAAGTTGCACCAATTCTAGAATAGAAGATTTAAGATTGGTAGCTTCTATAATAAAAGGAAAGAAAAAAGCAGATCATGTACAAGCAATGATTGTACCAGGATCAAATCAAGTTGTGAAACAAGCTAAAATAGAAGGATTAGATAAGATTTTTAAAAATTCTGGATTTAATTTTCGTCAACCAGGATGTTCTGCTTGTTTAGGAATGAATGAAGATAAGATTCCTTCAGGAGAATATTGTATTTCCACATCTAATAGAAATTTTGAGGGAAGACAGGGTCCAGGATCTCGTACTTTACTTGCAAGCCCTTTAAGTGCGGCTATTATAGCTATTGAAGGCAAAATTGTAGACATTAATAAATATATTCATGAAAAAATTTACAATGTTAATTAG